From a single Natronorubrum tibetense GA33 genomic region:
- a CDS encoding HTTM domain-containing protein — translation MDGDRNGSQGQPTTGGCRDRSDRLEAIRKAIRSRFEPIREAVRSRFEIDTRSLAVLRIALGLLLLLDLLHRAVTIERFYTDDGAYPLAAYEAAYPQFSGLSLHAASGELWFQQLLFVVAALFAIALIAGYRTRLVALVSLLLLLSLHGRNPAVLNGADRLLRVLLLVALLTPLGERWSVDAVRRGTARTTVVGVTTAALLVQPLAVFTQNAILKHRGTTWYAGEAVEIALANDAMTIYLGNHLGSVPLLLEAINWIWITLLAGSVAFLLLPDGRVRSAFALVYIGAFLGMVPTISIGLFPFVLAAAILPFLTTSFWEAVDRVRSSRQVPDTRPIAAYLRQLSRRPVERRLPNSLRRSERESVSSAVSRYGQSILTVLGVIVLCWILLFGVVHATGHDVPEEMDTPLLEEQRWGLYAPDPSESYSWYVVEADLDDGTTVDALEGGDVTTDRPPDASQEYDTFRDRKFMEAVRDSGGESDTGITAESYAAWACERADGGQAGAVERVTVHKFDQSSSIEGQYEEPNRTTIIEWEC, via the coding sequence ATGGACGGAGACCGAAACGGAAGTCAGGGCCAGCCGACTACTGGCGGGTGTCGCGACCGCAGCGATCGGCTCGAAGCGATTCGTAAGGCGATCCGATCGCGGTTCGAACCAATTCGTGAGGCGGTCCGATCTCGGTTCGAAATCGACACGCGATCTCTCGCCGTGCTCCGCATCGCCCTCGGGCTGCTCTTGCTACTGGATCTCCTCCATCGAGCGGTGACTATCGAGCGGTTCTACACCGACGACGGAGCGTATCCGTTGGCTGCGTACGAGGCCGCGTATCCCCAGTTCAGCGGGCTGTCACTCCACGCCGCGTCCGGTGAACTGTGGTTCCAGCAGTTGCTGTTCGTCGTGGCCGCACTGTTTGCGATCGCGTTGATAGCGGGCTATCGGACGAGACTCGTCGCCCTCGTCTCGCTTCTCCTGTTGCTTTCGTTGCACGGGCGAAATCCAGCGGTTCTCAACGGAGCGGATCGACTGCTCAGGGTCCTCCTCTTGGTTGCGCTCCTGACTCCGCTCGGGGAGCGGTGGTCGGTCGATGCAGTTCGACGAGGGACGGCTCGGACCACCGTGGTCGGCGTGACGACCGCGGCACTTCTCGTCCAGCCCCTCGCGGTGTTCACCCAAAACGCGATCCTCAAACACCGCGGAACCACCTGGTACGCGGGCGAAGCGGTCGAAATCGCGCTCGCCAACGATGCGATGACGATCTATCTCGGGAACCACCTTGGGAGCGTCCCCCTGCTCCTCGAAGCGATTAATTGGATCTGGATAACGCTCCTCGCGGGGTCAGTCGCGTTCCTCTTGTTGCCCGACGGCCGGGTGCGTTCGGCGTTCGCCCTCGTCTATATCGGCGCGTTTCTTGGAATGGTACCGACCATCTCGATCGGCCTGTTTCCGTTCGTACTTGCGGCGGCGATCCTTCCGTTTCTGACGACCTCCTTCTGGGAGGCGGTCGACCGCGTACGTTCGTCTCGTCAGGTTCCCGATACACGTCCGATAGCCGCCTACCTCCGTCAACTCAGCCGACGACCCGTGGAACGGCGTCTTCCGAACAGCCTCCGGCGAAGCGAACGCGAATCGGTTAGCTCGGCCGTCAGTAGATACGGTCAGTCGATACTGACGGTGCTCGGTGTGATCGTTCTCTGTTGGATACTGCTCTTCGGCGTCGTACACGCGACCGGACACGACGTTCCGGAGGAGATGGACACGCCCCTTCTCGAGGAGCAACGGTGGGGGCTGTACGCACCGGATCCCTCGGAATCGTACAGCTGGTACGTCGTCGAAGCGGATCTGGACGACGGAACGACGGTCGATGCGCTCGAGGGCGGAGACGTAACGACGGATCGACCGCCGGACGCCTCACAGGAGTACGACACCTTCCGCGATCGCAAGTTCATGGAAGCCGTTCGCGACTCCGGCGGCGAGTCGGACACCGGGATTACCGCCGAGAGTTACGCGGCCTGGGCCTGCGAGCGTGCCGACGGGGGACAGGCCGGTGCGGTCGAGCGCGTAACGGTCCACAAGTTCGATCAATCCAGTTCCATCGAGGGACAGTACGAGGAGCCGAATCGGACGACGATCATCGAGTGGGAGTGTTGA